One genomic region from Shewanella aestuarii encodes:
- a CDS encoding CBM35 domain-containing protein — translation MADGNYYYSVKITGDDGTKYNSSAVAANVQTSSSVTETFEENANGFCSVDGAIENDHSGYYGVGYANTDNESGKGVDYAISVPSAGNYRISFRYANGASDRPAALLINDTLAASFAFTGTGAWSAFTSTNEISVQLRAGNNLVRLQATGSSGLANIDSLAVTGVAPTAGDCNGGGVIIEPPVDPVDPTDPVYPNADCADLINNDSINWRESSLQSDQQIIQCLAESLGKPVGYGEKATGGYNPNGGSKLVIITNNKPEDQILAAISSSDHNWIVFDKDDFANETAIMMYRPYCASSSMQSALGVNEATCRDPYAWCAAKGVSSSNCLVTFFNDELNDSSLPVRNYLINSNTTIDGRGAKATFTFNGFKIGADSSGASTHQSENVIITNNKFIGVGHTEDHNLDPDMIRSTGESHDIWIHQNTFDTTGDSAFDVKVGAHDITVSFNKLINVKRAALHGSSDSRPINQQITTTIHNNLFVTTDDNFGSSSYNTLRRVPLLRRGQTHMFNNVFYGYRKDVMSLRVGARALLDDNLFMNPVNNSKGDDLADWALSLFDDAIQDGSLEINNSYVFESDSTCSTSGNSASLDMAQGSVPNMLADYNSASKNAINSNKLSVGTDLRNYVMATAGKGAKTPWLSSYSEGKNNIIAAAPNSCQ, via the coding sequence GTGGCAGATGGCAATTACTATTACTCGGTGAAAATAACTGGTGATGACGGCACCAAATACAACTCATCGGCAGTGGCCGCTAATGTACAAACCAGTTCTAGTGTCACTGAAACATTTGAAGAGAATGCCAATGGCTTCTGCTCAGTTGATGGTGCAATAGAAAACGATCACTCTGGTTATTATGGTGTCGGCTATGCCAACACGGATAATGAATCAGGTAAAGGCGTGGATTACGCGATATCAGTTCCATCAGCGGGTAACTATCGCATTTCGTTCCGTTATGCCAATGGCGCAAGTGATCGCCCAGCAGCCTTATTAATTAATGACACTTTAGCAGCCAGCTTCGCATTTACCGGCACTGGAGCATGGAGTGCATTTACATCCACTAACGAGATAAGCGTTCAGCTTCGTGCGGGCAATAATCTTGTACGCTTGCAAGCAACTGGCAGCAGTGGGTTAGCCAATATTGATAGCTTAGCGGTCACTGGCGTTGCCCCAACGGCAGGTGACTGTAATGGCGGTGGAGTAATTATTGAGCCACCGGTTGATCCTGTCGATCCTACTGATCCTGTATACCCTAATGCTGACTGTGCTGATTTAATTAATAATGATTCAATCAACTGGCGTGAATCATCATTACAATCTGATCAGCAAATCATTCAATGTCTAGCTGAATCATTAGGTAAACCAGTGGGATATGGTGAAAAAGCCACTGGAGGTTACAACCCTAATGGCGGCAGTAAGTTGGTTATCATCACCAATAATAAACCGGAAGATCAAATTTTAGCGGCAATTTCATCAAGCGATCACAATTGGATTGTGTTTGACAAAGATGACTTTGCAAACGAAACCGCAATTATGATGTATCGCCCATATTGCGCCAGTAGCTCAATGCAATCGGCACTGGGTGTCAATGAAGCAACCTGTCGCGATCCCTATGCTTGGTGTGCAGCTAAAGGCGTATCTAGCTCAAATTGTCTAGTCACTTTTTTTAATGACGAATTAAATGACAGCAGCCTGCCGGTTCGTAACTACTTAATCAATAGTAATACCACCATTGATGGGCGCGGTGCAAAAGCCACATTTACCTTTAACGGCTTTAAAATCGGCGCTGATAGTAGTGGTGCTTCAACCCATCAGTCAGAAAATGTCATCATCACCAATAATAAATTTATCGGTGTAGGTCATACAGAAGATCACAATCTTGACCCTGACATGATCCGCTCGACCGGTGAGTCTCATGATATTTGGATCCACCAAAATACCTTTGACACCACAGGCGATTCAGCCTTTGATGTTAAAGTTGGAGCACACGACATCACAGTATCATTTAATAAGCTGATTAACGTTAAGCGTGCAGCTTTACATGGCTCAAGCGATAGTCGCCCGATAAACCAACAGATCACTACCACCATACATAATAACTTGTTTGTTACCACGGATGATAACTTCGGGTCTAGCTCATATAACACCTTACGTCGCGTCCCCTTACTGCGCCGTGGTCAAACGCATATGTTCAACAATGTCTTTTACGGCTATCGTAAAGACGTTATGAGCTTACGGGTTGGCGCTAGAGCATTGCTGGATGACAACTTGTTTATGAATCCAGTTAATAACTCAAAAGGTGATGATTTAGCGGATTGGGCTTTATCGTTATTTGATGATGCTATTCAAGATGGGTCATTAGAAATCAATAACAGCTACGTATTTGAATCTGATTCAACTTGCAGCACCTCTGGTAATTCCGCATCGCTGGATATGGCTCAAGGCAGTGTGCCCAATATGCTAGCTGATTATAATTCAGCATCTAAAAATGCAATTAATAGTAATAAGCTAAGCGTAGGTACAGACTTGCGTAACTACGTGATGGCCACTGCAGGTAAAGGCGCTAAAACGCCTTGGTTGTCGAGCTACAGTGAAGGGAAAAATAATATTATTGCAGCAGCGCCTAATAGCTGCCAATAA
- a CDS encoding siderophore-interacting protein, which produces MKPIKQKMRVAYVSQIIDLSTHLRRIIVCGDSLEDFPVWLEGAHVKVVLPTYIETERTMRSYTIRFFNHKTKALALDFVVNRHQGPATCWASGAKVGDSIGIAGPGQIKLTDFNHHSYLLIGDLTSVNAINGFVPRFNDQADIRVIIAVPTRADIIAMDYDDSNNTCWYIEDEAKLSLTEQVMASAKGLAVDARVFMGLEAGHIRALRPVLQEDLGLNRVNIFAVGYWKQGVDADRFGAQKKANPL; this is translated from the coding sequence ATGAAACCAATTAAGCAGAAAATGAGAGTCGCATATGTTTCTCAAATCATTGATTTGTCGACTCACTTGCGTCGAATTATTGTTTGTGGTGACAGCTTGGAAGACTTCCCTGTATGGCTTGAGGGCGCTCATGTAAAAGTGGTTTTGCCCACTTATATCGAGACTGAGCGTACTATGCGTTCATATACTATTCGCTTTTTTAATCATAAAACTAAAGCGTTAGCGTTAGATTTTGTGGTTAACCGTCATCAAGGGCCAGCTACCTGTTGGGCTAGCGGTGCTAAAGTGGGTGACAGTATCGGTATTGCGGGTCCTGGGCAGATCAAACTAACTGACTTTAACCATCACAGCTATTTGTTGATAGGGGATTTGACGTCAGTTAACGCAATCAATGGTTTTGTGCCTCGTTTTAATGACCAAGCTGATATTCGAGTGATTATTGCTGTGCCGACTCGTGCAGATATTATTGCAATGGATTATGACGACTCAAACAATACCTGTTGGTATATTGAAGATGAAGCAAAGCTTTCGTTAACTGAGCAAGTTATGGCTTCAGCCAAAGGGCTGGCTGTTGATGCGCGTGTATTTATGGGGCTTGAGGCGGGTCATATTCGCGCCCTAAGGCCGGTGTTACAAGAGGATTTAGGCTTAAACAGAGTAAATATATTTGCAGTGGGCTATTGGAAGCAGGGGGTCGATGCCGATCGTTTTGGGGCACAGAAAAAAGCTAATCCATTGTAA